In Aythya fuligula isolate bAytFul2 chromosome 25, bAytFul2.pri, whole genome shotgun sequence, a single genomic region encodes these proteins:
- the OLFML3 gene encoding olfactomedin-like protein 3, translating into MGPWRCCLLLLPLLAAAPRAQQQLMEYVERRLALLEERISQWHEQSSRYSTELRDFKNQVLGMLEAAEKEREALRAEAEGAAVRVDRLEREVDYLETQNPAPPCVEVDETLMEKQVATAKQRKNEKYTKLTDCSDTIASVRAMKILKRFGSSSGLWTKDAAGNSEKIYVFDGTANDTVYVFPRMREFTLFSATRKAARIKLPYPWVGTGHLVYDGHLYYIRQQGPFQVIKFNLANKTVVDSSVFPAEEQIPVFGLSPFTYIEIAADEEGLWAIYATKENEKNICLAKLDPTSLDIEQMWDTPCPRENAEGAFVVCGALHVAYNTRLPSRSRVQCVFDVSGTLAPEDASLVYFPKRYGSHSSMKYSPRERQIYAWDDGYQIIYRMEMKKKLEV; encoded by the exons ATGGGGCCCTGgcgctgctgcctgctgctgctgccgctcctcgccgcggccccgcgcgcccagcagcagctcatggAGTACGTGGAGCGGCGCCTCGCCCTGCTCGAG GAGCGGATCTCGCAGTGGCACGAGCAGAGCAGCCGCTACTCCACGGAGCTGCGAGACTTCAAGAACCaggtgctggggatgctggaggCTGCCGAGAAGGAGCGGGAGGCGCTGCGGGCGGAGGCGGAGGGCGCGGCGGTGCGCGTGGACCGCCTGGAGCGCGAGGTGGACTACCTGGAGACGCAGAACCCCGCGCCGCCCTGCGTGGAGGTGGACGAAACGCTGATGGAGAAGCAGGTGGCCACGGCTAAGCAGAGGAAGAACGAGAAGTACACCAAGCTGACCG ATTGCAGCGACACCATTGCGAGCGTCAGAGCCATGAAGATCCTAAAGCGTTTTGGCAGCTCCTCAGGTCTCTGGACCAAGGATGCTGCAGGAAACTCTGAGAAGATCTACGTCTTTGATGGCACTGCCAACGACACGGTGTATGTCTTCCCCCGCATGCGGGAATTCACCCTCTTCTCGGCCACACGCAAGGCTGCCCGCATCAAGCTGCCCTACCCCTGGGTGGGCACCGGGCATCTTGTCTATGACGGGCACCTCTACTACATCCGCCAGCAGGGCCCCTTCCAGGTGATCAAGTTCAACTTGGCCAACAAGACGGTGGTGGACAGCTCGGTGTTCCCAGCCGAGGAGCAGATTCCTGTCTTCGGGCTCTCCCCCTTCACCTACATTGAGATAGCAGCAGATGAGGAGGGGCTCTGGGCCATCTACGCCACCAAGGAGAATGAGAAGAACATATGCCTGGCCAAGCTGGACCCCACCTCGCTCGACATCGAGCAGATGTGGGACACGCCATGCCCACGGGAGAACGCCGAGGGCGCCTTCGTGGTGTGTGGGGCGCTGCACGTGGCCTACAACACCCGCCTGCCCAGCCGCTCCCGCGTGCAGTGTGTCTTTGATGTCAGTGGGACGCTGGCCCCCGAGGATGCCTCCCTCGTCTACTTCCCCAAGCGCTACGGCTCCCACTCCAGCATGAAGTACAGCCCCCGGGAGAGGCAGATCTATGCTTGGGATGATGGCTACCAGATCATCTACCGCATGGAGATGAAGAAGAAGCTGGAGGTCTGA